CTCAATTGTGTTGATGGGAATTTGGGCTGTGGGCACAGTGTCTTGCTAACATTCTCACCGTCTTAGAACCAATTTCTCCCTTGGAATTGGAATAGACCCTGGAGACTGTTTGCAGCTCTGCCCTGGTACCCTCCACTGACTGGCCTGAGGGTATGGGAGTCCTGTTCTTGCTGGGTCTGTGGACCTGCAAGGGGGAAGGGCTGTTTATAGAGAaaggatggaagaaaaggaagagcttTCCAGGCCATAGTTTGACTTTCAGCCGTGGCCCTCAGGAACAAGCCAGATGGGCCTTGAGGCAAGATGAAGCACTCCTTGGGCTCTGAGCAGCAGTGTGAGGTGGGGGCTGCCCTTGACCCCACCCCAGGGTCTCAGACCGGACCCCTCCTGACCTCACAGTAGTGTGAGGTCACTACTGGGCTGCAGGACCTAGAAATTCCGACAGAACGCAGCATGTCATTCTCAGATTATATGGTTCTTTATTTAAACTGCTGTGAGGAAAGCCCTACTAAGGGGCTTCAAAGGTCACTGTCTCTATAATGTCAGATGTCCCTCTCCCCGCGCTCTCCAGGCCCTGGCAGTTCTCCGAGGCCTCGATGGCCTCCAGCCCTCTCCTGTGCACCGCCTTAGGCAGCACGCCCACGTCTCTGCCGCGTAGGGAGCCCGTAGTCCTGGTAGTAAGGTTGGCTTTGACGTTCCTCAGGAACAACCCGATCCTGCCCAGCCTCTTGGTGGCTAACCCCGAGCTGGCGGTGGATAAGCTCCGCCCCGATTTGTGGGAGGCCCTGGACTCCTTGGGGATGGGCGTGTGGCCGATACCTTTGTGGGGGGCTCGCCTCCCGCCCCCCGGGCTGCCGCGGGCCTTGTCCTTGTCCTCCCTCGCGGCTCTGTGGCCGGCTAAGGACCGCCCGGAGGGTTTCCGGTTGGTCTTGTCCCCCCCGGCCTTGTGGCGCGTGTCGGCTGCCCTGCGGCGACTGGAGCCCCGAAAGGTTCGCTCCTTGTCCCTGCGCTCCCTCCAGCCCTTGCGCGGCTGCCTTCCCGCCAGCTCACCCTCCGCGCCTCCGCTCTGCGCGTCGGAGAGGAGCGCTCTCTCCACGTTTCCCGCCACAGTCTTGCGGGCGCCCTCTGTCCCTGCGAAGGTCGGGGTCCTGCCGGCCCGCTGGGAGAGGCTGGTCGACGAGCCGGAAGTAAACCCGGGGATCTTCGCGGCACCTGCCAAGGCCACGTTCCTGCTCTCCGGGGAGAGGTTGGCGGTGCCCGCAATGGCTAGGTTGGTCCTGCTTCCTCCCGGCCCCGCGGTGGCTGCACCTGCTACGGCCGCGCCTAGCCGATCCGGGGCGGCTGACTTGGTCAAGGCCACGCTCAGAGCGCCTGCCGCGGTGTCCGCTGCGATCCCTGCTGCGATCCCTGCTGCGAACCCCGCGGCCGTCCCTCCTGTCACCACCGCTgccgcccccgccgcctcccGCGCTGCCACGGCTGCCGCCAGCTCTACGTGTGGCTCTGCCGCCGACTCCCTGTGGAGCTCTGCAGGTTTTGGGGTGGCGGCGGCTGCATCGGGTTTGTGGGAGGCCTGACgggtcccctccccacctgcaaaAGCTGCAGAGGTGGCCCCGGCCACCTCGGAGACCACGTGGAGGCTCCTGATGCTGACCTGGTCCTGATAGCCCTTTCCTTGGAAATCCGCCCCTGCTGggctcctcttctcttcctcaaaCACAGGCATGCAAAGCATGTCCTCCGCTGGGAGGGCGTACGTACTGCTGTTGCTGTCCACTGGTGGTCGCAGGAGGTACACGAGCTTTTCCCAGTAGGTGAAGAGGTCTTCCCGTGCGTCCAGAGCGGGGCACAGCTGCAGGTAGCACGAGCGGCCGGTGGCGAACTTGAGGCGCAGCTGTTGTTTCTCGCGGTCGTGAATGGAGATCCTCACGAACTTCAAGGGAAGGAGCCTGGTGAGCTCTAAGGTCTTGGTAGCCTTGCGGCCTTTTCCCTTGGTGGCCTGGCCACGCCCGCCATGCTCTTCACAGCCGGTGGCCGGTCGGGCCAGCAGCATGACGTCCGGTAGCGGGAGGATGGGGCTGGTGGACGCGATGCCCATGGTCACCATTCTGACCCGGTTGTGCACATCGATTACTTCTCCCCTTTTGGTGATGTGGATAAAGTCGCTCTCAAATATAGGCGCGTACTTGAAGATGTCGTACTCCCCCTTGTGCAGGTGTCGCTGTAGTTTCCCCATGGCCGTGTTGAACATGCCCACGGCGGAGCGGCTGTGGGCTGTGTGATAGGGGAGCAGAGACTCGGGGTTCATGACTCTCTCCTATCACAAGAGGCAGTGCGGGCAAGGCGGGTCCCTGGATCTTCTCTCCCTTGGCCTGGCTGGCAGAGGGTATATAGCCGAGCTCCTGTGTGTCACACAGGTGGCTCTATGGCCAGTGTctcaaccccaccccaccccaccccacgggGGCCACCCCCCTTTGCCTCAGAGCCTCCCAGAGACACGAGTGAGGGTGGGAGCTCAGAGGATTACAGAGGGGGTGCTGTAGGGTGCCCGGACCCCAGACTGAAATTCTGCAAGGGTGTGGAGATGTATGGTGGGTTCCTCCACCTCACCTCCACCCCTGAAATTTTATCTCCCTGAGAGGCCGGGAACTGCAGACCTGGTGACAGAACTAACTCAGCCTAACTAACCCCTGCGCAGCCATATTTATCCTCCGCTGCCCTTTGTGACCTGTCACTGTCACATACCCCTTTGTTCTCATCCCCCAGGCAGCCCCCTCAGGGCAGGGCCAACATCCTCCTCCCCAAacacccccactgcccccaccgaGGACAGGCCCATCCTGCCAGGGACTCAGGTgggcatcaaaataaaaatgtcttcaaatgGGAACATTTTGTgtggggatctttttttttttttttttttttaatcctccccCAGATGCAAAAGATTCAGCAACTGGACAAAATCCATAGGAATAGAAGGTGATGGGATACACTTGGAGCCATCTGAGCTCATGGTTTCATTTCATCCAATAACCTTGAACTGGCAGTCTTGGTCCTTAGCTTGCTTTTTCATAAAATCTCAGTACACATGGAAGATAGCAACcattaataataacataaaaacttATCCCGAGGTGCCCTGCTATGTTCTTCACATATGACTGTTAAGAGCCCAttgagtttaggggcgcctgggtggcgcagtcggttaagcgtccgacttcagccaggtcacgatctcgcggtccgtgagttcgagccccgcgtcaggctctgggctgatggctcggagcccggagcctgtttccgattctgtgtctccctctctctctgcccctcccccgttcatgctctgtctctctctgtcccaaaaataaaaaaaaaataaattaaaaaaaaaaaaagagcccattGAGTTTGGTACTGTCGTTATGTCCCGTTTTACAGGTGAAGACACTGAGGCATCATTTGCCTAACTTCACAGAAGTAATGGTAGTAGAGGCAGTATTTGAATGCGGGTCTAGCTGATCCCAAAGCCTTTGTTCTGAACCACTCCAGTACTTTGCCTTCACGAAGAAACCTTGCTCCAGCCACACGCTTTTCAAACCAGTCTGATTTAACTACCTTCAAGAAGAACCGTTTGATGCACTGTTGGAAGTTGTGTAACTCCATAGGTGTATACATAGATGTCATGGGCAGAACCCAAGACGACTACTACAGGCAGTGGCTGGGCTGAAGTGGGGACTGAATTATCCAGGCGGCCATCTTTGTTCCTTCCCTCCATTATGTTTTCATAAACAGCCTGTGTATGGACACCTAGTTATTCTCTCTGAAGAGCCCcagttttcttcccttcttccccagtgaaatgaagggggcggggggcctgAGATGTAATCTTCAATTCCAAGAGGCTGCCAAACATCCTCCTGTAGCAACCTCCCTACCATGCACAAGTGGTTTGAAAGCAGTGACACCTATGGGGAGTGTGTGCCACCATACTTCCTGCCTtatcgccaccccccccccccccaacagagcTAGACGCAGAatgtgtaatttcttttttttttaagtttatttatttattttgagagagacagacacagtgtgagtgggggaggggcaaaaggagagggagagagagaatcccaagcaagctccacactgccagcacagagcccgacatggggcccgaacccacgaaaccgtgagatcatgacctgagttgaaactaagagctggacgcttaaccagctgagccacccagacgccccagagtGTGTCAGTCagttctaaagattttttttttaaagtccatttatttgagagagacagggtgggggagtgggtgggaggaaagacagagagaaagggagacagagaatcctaagttgcctctgcactgccagagccgtgcctgatgtggggcttgaacccatgaagctgcgagatcatgacctgagccgatatcaagagtcagatgcttaaccgactgagccacccagacgccccccgtAATTTCTAAACTGTTACTTGAAAGTTCTGAGAAACACACCTGCTCCCAACTCTCATCCTCCAGGTTGATGAAATCTTTCCTGAAATTCTACCTTAGAGATTCAGTCCTTGAAAACAAAGGCAATCTTTccattaaaatacacacacctGTTCAGTaggtgaaaggataaacaaaatgtggtctatccatacagtggaatgttactcagccataaaaaggaatgcaaTGCTGATacctgctacaacgtggatgaatcctgaaaacattatgttaactgaaagaagccagacacaaaaggccacataccgTGTGaatctatttatatgaaatatccagaagaggcgaatccatagagacagagtttagattagtggttgcctgaggctggagggaggggagaatggggagtgactgcttaatagGTCCAGGATTTACTTTGTGGGGGATGTAAATTCTGGAACTAGGTAGTGGTAATAGTTACCCAGTATTGTGAATACACTGAGTTGTACACTGTAAATAGGTACAATGGCAGATTTTATGTTgggtgtattctctctctctctctctctctctctctctctctctcacacacacacacacacacacacacacacacacacacacacgaatatacACTCCTGCTTGGAACCCTTTAGAGAAAGGTCAATGGTGTGATCTAGAGCGAGCTACTCAGTTTtccatttcatctgtaaaatggggacaagtcactgaggatgaaatgagatactGCCATGTAAAGGTTGCACATATTGTCTAAATAAATGGTAGCTCTCATTAACATTCATCCTCAACTGGCCCTTTAAGTCTCAGGTGAATTTCTTCTCGAGAGCAGTTTTTGAGACGACAAAAAAGATGCTTCTGGGGTTAGAGCCACTATGAGAACACAGAAGGATGATCCATGGGCAAAATTGGCCTCCTCTGAAGTTTTACCTCAGGCGGATCCATGAAAACACTGTCCACTCCATAGAGAAACTGAACACAACCAAAGAGtatggggtgggaagagagaaaaggcttGATCGGGGTTTGGGTTTCAAGGGTTTATTCAAAGCCCGTGGGGAGAAATTAGGATAAAGATGGGAAATAACAGTTTAGCTCTTGGCAGAAAGTGAGTTTTAATTCCAGAATCCCTCTGGACCAGAACCCTTTAAAACTCTTTATCCCGAAAGAGGTGTCAGGCCAGATCTCCGGGAAAGGCGAGGGGACAGGGATGAGGTCAGGAGGGAGGCCGGGCCCTCCAGGCCCTGCTAGTGTGACGTCACCACCATGGCAGGAGGCAGCCCCATGGAAAGGCACCATAGCCCAGGTGCCTGACTCTGGCGGCGGTCCCTTGCAAGTTTATTCTCAGACCCTCCCAACCTTCCCTCTCCATCGAGTGTGAAACAAGAGGAACTAAACGACTTGATGGTAAATACATAgtcatctttttgtcttttattaaagTGTCAGAACATAATCTTGGCTGCAGAAAGCAAAACTGTTTTTTAGTGCATTTGGTAAAAGAGCTGTCAGTTCCAGTAACCATATAACCATATCCAGTAACCGTATTTTTCAGATCCATTTTTCTGGCCATAGCCACCACCCACTTCCTTCCTCTCCAATCCATTGTTGTCCCTGGCAGCTTCAAAACCGGTCTTGAGTTTCCTAACAGCTGATCGGGGGCACCTATATCTACAACCAGAGGGTAAATGCGAGgaattccccgccccccctcccccctcccctcctgtccccctttcttaaagaaaatagatGATCTCCTAAAAGAAGTGGTGAATGGTACATCAACCAGAGGGCTCCTTGCAGACTGGGAACTATCCCTGATGTGCAAATAAAGCAGCAAAATCAGGACACCTGTGTCACAGGTGAGAGTTTAGAGGAAACCTACATGAGTTCAGAGAGGCAGGCTCCCCATTCATGTGCATCAATCTTAACATTGAATGAAGCTACTATCTCTCTGAAGAACGGCGTTAGCAGCAGAGCAGCCAGTGTTTATTTCTCGCCTGTGAGGGATACCAATTTGCACAGGCCAAGAGCAAGGCAGCCCGATTCTGTTCCAGACCTAAGGAATCATATGCCCTGGAGATTCCAGAAAGTTAGGTGGAATACCTTTCTTTGCACTATCACACCTGTCCGGTCAAAAAttattgtctccctctcttcccccgtCCATTCTTTCCTCACATTCGAAATACGTATTTGCAACAATAAGACACACATTTGAGACAATAGCTGTAATCAAGTAGATACTTTAAGAGGTGTTCTGTGGCAGAATGTACAGTGTCCAGGGCTCAAGCTGGAAAACAGGTGTACGTTTTAGGCATCCATACATTCAGAGGAACTAGCGGAGGTATTTAGCAATTCAGGTTGTATATCCAAACTCCAAACAGCAAACAGTTGGTCTAAAGGATATACCCGGTTGGTGCTGTGTTCTAGGGTTTGCTAATGAGAAATTGAGTATCAGATGCTATAGACCGAGGAACAGGATTGAAAGTCAACTGTCCCACCTAAGTGGCACGCCAAAAAGCAAAGGATGACACTTGGAGAATTTTTAGGCTCAATGCCCCTCGCCCTCAATGGAGAGGGAGGGCATGGGGAATGAGTAAATCTCAACAACCAACccatttaaaagaacagaaaccaGCACAACACTTAAGTTTACCATGTCTTGGTTCCAATATTTATTATATCGACAGGTTAGGAATACTAGGATAAATAAGTAATATTTCCTCTTACATAAAAATTGTAATGATACTACCGAGTAGGATTGAACACTCTGAGGATTTCACAGAAACATCAGAATTTAAACAGACAGTAGCCAGAGTCCTGTGGCCAGTGTGAATGGCCTCTCACAGTTATAAATGCTCTGGGCCAGATTTCTGCCAACATCTGCATGACAAACAATGCCACTAACATCCAATAATGCTAAAACCCAGGCATCACCTGGCTTCAAACTTGTCTCCACTGGATGTGGTTTTCAactgcaagaaaaggaaaatggaatattCTTTGGCTCTTCTGGCCTAGAAAGAACTCCTGACCTAAGTCACCGAGGGGAGAGTCCTAACCCTTTGGAAGTTGgactttctttctgctttcttcctgTGACATTGTAACTGAGTTTGCAACAGAGGGCCTACAGTCATGCCCACAAATTCTGCGTTAATGCCTGGGCGCCGAGGGAAAGGCAGCTTTCTCTGTTGGCACAAAACTACGCTGCTCGCCAGCAGAATTCTGTTCTCCCGGGGCTGATGAGCTCTTGCGGCCACCTCAGCATTTTGTAAGACACTGCATGTGGTGGTAGCCGCCTCCCCCACCAAACCCTCAGAAACCAGATCTGAGGAAAATCACACCAGTGTTGTGCAAAACAAACATCAGAAGAACACAATGCCTAGCTTTGAAACAAATGCCTTGCACACAGTAATTCCTGTACATAACAGCATGTTTGCTAGAAAGCACAACCCTGGCCATTGTACAACTTCGCTAAATGCCGTTCTCACTCTGTGTCCCTATAAGTGATGGTGGCGGTGGCAGTGGCAGCTCAGGAGGTGGCCCCACTCCACCCACCCAATGTGCAGACACTTCTTCAGCATGAGTCCTATGGTGAGAGTcctggctttgtttgtttgtttgtttgtttgtttgtttgtttttgtagaatCCAGGCAAAAGATGAGCAGGACCCTAACCAGGGGCCATCTGCAGCATCCAAGAATAGCCAGGATGGTTAAGGCCTAAATCCTGGAGTTAAGACAAAAGATGCCCTTGCCCCGGTCCAAAGTCCACTCTGGTGCAGAGAGGAAAGGCCCAGCTGAGTCACCAAGGGCTCTTCTGCCTCGATGGTGCTTCACTGCTGGGATGCGAGAGGTGCACAGGAAGTCAGATCTCCAATGGCTTCAGGGTTTGGGATGTAGAAGGTTTCAATGAGGACTCCCCAATTGCCCCCATACCATAACTGCTTAGCTTTGCAATGTTCCTTCTTTAATCTGTTGGATAAAAAGGTTTCTCTCATCTTCTGGAGTCCGCCCATTCTGAGCCCGGACAATACACGTGGGCCGATGAAGGTTGAGCATGTATATCAAATGCTGCTTCTCATTCTTGAGCTCCTCGATCTGGGCCTTCAGTTCGGCATTCACGCTCTCCAGCTTCTCCGACTCCTGGGGGGCAAGCAAGAGAATTATTAGGAGTGCGGCCAAGGTTCCAGTGAGGAGGAGGGTGGCTTGGGGTGGCGGTGGTCACAGTCATTGGGGTTCATCGAGGTGGGAATGGTCTGCAGAGGGAGTGCCGTGGGCTCCCTGGTACAGCGTCCCCACAAAGTTGGGACAGCAGCATTAGGTTTGGGAGAATCCAGCCCCCGGAGAAGCCTTTGAACTTGGAGGCTTCTTCAGAGATGCCCTTGAGTTTCCGCTCAAGGTTGAGGGAGGGCTGTGGCTCCCATGGTAATGACACTGCAGTAGAGCCAATGGCTCAGAGATCTCCTTTGTATGAGTCCAACAGCCCATGTGTAGCTCTCCTGGACCCACATGGGCCTTGAGGGCTGGGAAGAAATGCAGACCCACGGCGCTTAGGCTTTTGTGAGTCACTGGTTTCATTGAGAAAAATGTACATGGCAACACATACAGTGTCTCGATTTTCATCGCCTCCCCGAAGCAATCAACAGACTCCTTGGGGGCCTGTGGGACCTGGGCGAAGACTCTGCCCTGGCCTGTCCACACTCGGGGGACAGGACACAGCCTGGAAGGACAGGGCCGTGGCCCACCCCTCCTGCCCTGAGATGCCATTCCCTCCCGTGCTTTTCCCTTCAGGAAGGGGAGCCGACTGAACACAGCCAGGAGCTCAGACTATTGGATGAGCCAAGAAGGGCAGCAGAGTTAAGAACACacaagaactcaaaaaaaaaaaaaaaaaaaaagtataaccaCTGCTTTCGGATTAAGGAAATAACTTGTTTGAAGAGATTAATTAAAGGCTTTTCATTCTGAGCCAGTTGAGAGCTGGCAGCTTCCTTTTCTCGTTAAAACGGGTGAATGAAGCTTCTTTAACTGGGCTGATGTATCCTGCAGCCTGGAAGCTGCTGGACGTGTATGGACGGGCCAGGGCTGCTGGGAACCTGGGCACCAGACAGCCTGCGGCTTCCAGTGCACACACCTGCTTCTCATACATCCAGCGTCACCTTCGTTGTGCTGATAGTTTGTTACCTCCTCATCTATCAAGTGACCTTTCTGCTACGGCTACACGTCCTTCTCGAGAAAACACTCCTGGGTAGGGGGCTTTTTGACTCCCTTTGTGACAGCAGCATGAGGCTGGTGGGGGGCAGGCATGAGCAAGAGGAGGGGGCGAGGTGGGGAGGACTCACTTTCTGCAGGcactctgtcttctccttcttcttgttGCGGCACTTGGCAGCTGCAATCTTATTTCTTTCCCGCCGCCTCTTTTTCCTTTCGTCTTCTTCCGGGGCTACCTTTACGAGTGAAGGGACCACACACGTCATGGGAGGCAAGAGATCAAGACATGCAACCCACCTTGAATACACCGCCtttcactgccagcacagagtgaACCAGGGCAGCCCCAGCGCTGAGGGCCTCGGCATGAAACCTCCCCACACGCACACGCTTGCGAACAGATAATGAAAACCAAGGAACCGTTCGTTCAAGTTACGCGggaaatatgaagaaattaaaactcaGCTTGTTCAAAAATGCATTTGGATTTTGAAATGAGTTGTATATTCAAACTGGTAACTACTGGATGAAAACTGTAATCATTTAGAGCAGGAAATAGATTCTGTTTGGTCAATACGTCCTTTCCCCTAGATCCAGGCATGGCTTCGGGAATATCACCTGgccaccctctccctcctgccttttCTTTGACTTGACCCCCATTCACCTCTATCTTCACCCAGGGCATTAAAGCACCTCCTTCATGAATTCACAAGAAGCTCATGGAGCTCCCGGAAAAGAGGAACCCAGGAGCATCGCCCAAACAAAGTGGCATTATCAGCCCATGGCTTGGTACCACCTGTGGGTGGTAAACATGAACCAACCATTGATTCATCCAGCAAATAAATATTGACCTCTTCCTCTGTGCCCCACTCGGAGTCTGCCGTGAGGGgtctcaaagaataaaaaacccTGTCCTGCTTCAGGATCTGGTCCTCTATGGAAGTTGGCTCTGACCCTGACTTTGTCTCAGGACTGATGGGAAGCCCACAAAGTCGGCCACTGGGCTTTGCTTAGAGGCTGGAGGCCGACTAGGATGAAGCACCCACGGTGGGCTAAGCAGGTGATGGCCTAGGCTGCTAATGTCAGACCTTGTCTTGTCACTTGTCACAGCTCCCGACAGCAGGAGAGGGTGTGGGAGCCACACCTCAGACGGAAGAAATCCTGGGACCCAATGATCACCGCAGATCCGTCTTATTAGAAGTCCTTTGGATTAGACGACACGGCcttggctctgcactgaaggcCAGAGATTTAGAGAAACAAAGCCCCAGGGGAAAGCAAGGCAAGAGGCAGTTTCGCCTTTTACATCCTGGATCCCAGAGCCATACCGGCAGACATTTGGGTTGAAACAAAACTGGGTTGAATCCCAGCTTCACCACCTATTAGCTGTGAGACTTTGGGCATATTTGCAATACTCTtgtgaccctcagtttcctcacttgtaagaTGGGATCACTAATCTTAGCTACCTAATAGGGTGGTGAGGAGGGTCAAATCAGTTAGATTagttatatacacataatattaattaggggagcctgggtggctcagttggttgcgcgtccaacttctgctcaggtcatgacctcacggttcgtagtttcgagccctgagtcaggctctgtgctggcagctcagagcctgggggcctgcttcgaattctgtgtctccctctctctccccctccccagctcatgctctttctcaaaaataactaaacattaaaacaatttttttcattaaaattaaaatgctttgcATAATGTTTAGTCAGTGCTGTGTAAGCTTCAGTTACTGTCATTGTTAACCTCACCATCAATATCTTCATCTAGAACTCAGCAACTGTCGTATTTCCTATGCAACCCTACGGACATTTTTGGAGAAGTGGGAGAGGATTCAGGGTTTTCTCAAATGAGGAAGTACTTGAAAGTAGAGCAAATCTCAGAGTCATACACTGTCAGAGATGGAAAAGGCTTTCAGAAACGAGTTAGTTCAATTCTCTCACTGTATTGATGTGgaaatgaggcacagagtggCCAGCAGCAATGTGTCCAGAGAAGCCCAGGAATCACTAGCTCATGGCTACCAGACCCATAGGCTACAAAGCCCGGGTGTAAACCCAGGCTTTTGGCTCCTCATACTGTGTCCTCTCCTGGACATACGGCCTCATTCCATCTTGTTGCCTCCCCAGAGGTGACTGGGATCTGGGGGAACAGGCTCACTCTGCCTACGTACAACAGGATGCTTATGGGTTTCACAGGCTTGGCATCTATTTTAAGAAGAGAATTATAGCAACCAAGGGGACCTGAACATTCAACTAGGTCAGCTGGTGCATTCTCTTCCCAGTAGGAAAACCTACTTGTTAAATTGACCTAAGATCAGAAGGTGACTTGGTAAACACAGAATCAGTGGATGAGTTGGGTGGCTTTAAGGAATATTTCCACGGAGCAGGAAATATTCTGTCCTCTGCACTGGACAtctcctgcttcttcctctgAAGAACCCTCCAAATAGCCTTccaaaatgcttttctttcttctatggGGATCTTACTACTTTCCATTACATCCTGTTATCTCAAGATATTtaattacagaattaaaaaaaattcctcgtGTGTCTCAGGGCTCCCCTTGTGCCGCCCAGGATTGAACAAGGCAATGATGGCCTCCAGAGGTTAACTGAGGCCCAACAATGCCTCTAATGATGCCTTGTGCATGCATCATATGGTAGCCCCCGCTGCCCGTCACGGAATGCTGACTGACAGCCGGACTCTTAACAAACGTGGTCTCATCTAACCCTTACATCAATCTTATGCAAGAGTCATTATTACCCCCACCTCCTTTTATAGAATCGTGAAGATTCGTaacaattttccttttaaactcaGTTCCTCTTTGGCCATGTTCCACTACCCCTTGACCAAAGACAGTGATCGGGCCGATTAAGTAAGCTTGATACACTCCCATCTTTTATCCATGAGGGAAAGGCCTGCAAAATAGCCAAGACCTCAGGTCCTTGGGCCACCACAGCCTCGCCAGCAGCCACCTGTTAGACTCCTCGCCATGTCTGTTACTCCAGGTGTCTTCTAAAAGGTTGCTCAAGGGAATTCAGAGACAGAGGTGGCCTTGGAGCCAGGCTGTGAGCATCAACACAGCGCGGGGCATGGCTGGCCAGTCCTGGCTCCACAGTCTGGCCGGCTGGGTCCTGGTGGTGATGAGCACAGTCACTGCCCTCTGTGCAGTCCCCAGCCTGGAGCATGCCTGGCACAGTGGGGGTATGATGAATGAGCATCGAAAGCAGAGGCACCTCGAGAAGAACCTACCTCAGTTTTCGTGACTGCCATCTCCAGGGGTCTGCCGCTGACAGTGACCGACTCCAGTGCAGAGGACATCCGGTGACAGAGGTGCTTGTTCTGGATGGCGAACCTCAGCTCTTCCTTGACAAAGGGTGTCAGGTTAGCAAAATCCTCAAACACCAGTGACCCAGGAGGGGACAGGCAGGGGACGATGGCAGAGGCACTGACTTCCGAGGCAGAGACCTGGCCTGGGTGTTGAAGCATCATTTTGCTGAAAGAAATATTGAAACCCAAGCTACTTCAGGGATTTAGGGGCATGGGATCAAGTCTCCCCACACCTGCGGCCTCCAACACCAGGGCCGCACCCCCAGAGGAAAGTCCCGTAAGCCCTcaggcttctgttttgttttcatttcatgctGTCCTCGTCTTGAGTAAAACAGGTTCTTAAAATACACAGCTCAGTGATGTGGATAAATGCCCGATTGAAATTTATAAGGGGTGGCATTTCAGACTATTCTGAATTCACAAAGATATTAGTTTTGGCTGGTGTGCATATATG
Above is a window of Neofelis nebulosa isolate mNeoNeb1 chromosome 15, mNeoNeb1.pri, whole genome shotgun sequence DNA encoding:
- the GARIN4 gene encoding Golgi-associated RAB2 interactor protein 4 yields the protein MNPESLLPYHTAHSRSAVGMFNTAMGKLQRHLHKGEYDIFKYAPIFESDFIHITKRGEVIDVHNRVRMVTMGIASTSPILPLPDVMLLARPATGCEEHGGRGQATKGKGRKATKTLELTRLLPLKFVRISIHDREKQQLRLKFATGRSCYLQLCPALDAREDLFTYWEKLVYLLRPPVDSNSSTYALPAEDMLCMPVFEEEKRSPAGADFQGKGYQDQVSIRSLHVVSEVAGATSAAFAGGEGTRQASHKPDAAAATPKPAELHRESAAEPHVELAAAVAAREAAGAAAVVTGGTAAGFAAGIAAGIAADTAAGALSVALTKSAAPDRLGAAVAGAATAGPGGSRTNLAIAGTANLSPESRNVALAGAAKIPGFTSGSSTSLSQRAGRTPTFAGTEGARKTVAGNVERALLSDAQSGGAEGELAGRQPRKGWRERRDKERTFRGSSRRRAADTRHKAGGDKTNRKPSGRSLAGHRAAREDKDKARGSPGGGRRAPHKGIGHTPIPKESRASHKSGRSLSTASSGLATKRLGRIGLFLRNVKANLTTRTTGSLRGRDVGVLPKAVHRRGLEAIEASENCQGLESAGRGTSDIIETVTFEAP
- the ATF3 gene encoding cyclic AMP-dependent transcription factor ATF-3 isoform X1 is translated as MQRSPSHSRTQRGAQCTALSRRRRPNPSRPASPRAGRESSGLARPPRRQTARPRPDPARPLDPGRPEWRPEVSAGADKMMLQHPGQVSASEVSASAIVPCLSPPGSLVFEDFANLTPFVKEELRFAIQNKHLCHRMSSALESVTVSGRPLEMAVTKTEVAPEEDERKKRRRERNKIAAAKCRNKKKEKTECLQKESEKLESVNAELKAQIEELKNEKQHLIYMLNLHRPTCIVRAQNGRTPEDERNLFIQQIKEGTLQS
- the ATF3 gene encoding cyclic AMP-dependent transcription factor ATF-3 isoform X2 translates to MMLQHPGQVSASEVSASAIVPCLSPPGSLVFEDFANLTPFVKEELRFAIQNKHLCHRMSSALESVTVSGRPLEMAVTKTEVAPEEDERKKRRRERNKIAAAKCRNKKKEKTECLQKESEKLESVNAELKAQIEELKNEKQHLIYMLNLHRPTCIVRAQNGRTPEDERNLFIQQIKEGTLQS